TGGTGGGGCCGTTGCCCAGGTAGTTGCTGAGCAAAATGCCGTCAGCAAACACCATGGACCGCGCCGGGTTGCCCGTGCCCGAGGCGCGGGTGGACAACACTGCGTGGTTGTAGTCGCCGATGTAGCGCTTGCGCACCAGCAGGCTGGGCAGGTACTTGAGGGCGTCTTCGCTGTCGGTGGCGTTGATCGCATGCTCGATCTGCTCGCGCGTCACGCCCTCGATGGTGGTGGGGATTTGCGTGGGCAGCGAGGTGGGCTGGCCGCCGGTGATGGTGACCACGCCCAGTTCCTTGACGGGGGCGTTGGAGCCAACGCCGGTGCTGTCAGCAGTCTGGGCGAATGCGGGCACGGCCCCGGTGACCGTGAAGGTGAAGACGAGGGGAAAGGCACTGGCCACGGCCAGCGCCATGCGGCTTTTGCGCATGGGAACTCCTGAATTTCAAGCCAAATAGGCCGCCAGCGCTTATTCAAACAGCGCAAGCAGCTATCAAATGAATAGCTATTTCAGGAGAATGCAGGGGGCCCGCGCGGCGGCAGCGGCGCGGCGGTGCGTGCAGCAATGTGCGCGGCAGGGATGGGGCGCAGTGCATGCGCCAGGGGATGGACCACCGGCAGCTGGGCCTGCGAGGTGGGCGGCGGTGCGCCGACATGCGCACACAGGGGGCAATCCAACGTGTGGCTGGGCATTTCCTTGGCGCCATCGTCGGTTTTGACCAGCATCTTGATGGCGCCAGCGCCGGAGCAAATCAGCTCCATGGCCTGTGGATGGACCAGCGGCGACGCCCCTGCCACACCAATCGACAGGACAAACCACGCCAGCACAAGGCGGGCGAGCCAACGGAGGTGGCGGATGGTTTGCATGGCGCCATTGTAGAAGCGCATCCCTCGCGACCCTTGATCGGCATCAAGCAAGCCCGCCCGACCAGCGCCACATCCACCCTGGA
This Acidovorax sp. 106 DNA region includes the following protein-coding sequences:
- a CDS encoding DUF2946 family protein, which encodes MQTIRHLRWLARLVLAWFVLSIGVAGASPLVHPQAMELICSGAGAIKMLVKTDDGAKEMPSHTLDCPLCAHVGAPPPTSQAQLPVVHPLAHALRPIPAAHIAARTAAPLPPRGPPAFS